The following coding sequences lie in one Synechococcus sp. CC9902 genomic window:
- a CDS encoding DEAD/DEAH box helicase gives MRVVSPFDAVTQAQLRRIRPRGHWHGPTRGWEFPLAAAGILQQQFGRRFTVTAALEEWLAWSRLPLPPLPQHRQLVAAADLKQSLPDGRTPLLHQRSGARWLLARRGAVLADEMGLGKTLTVLLAARAMVRCAEVRVLVVAPVGLHPHWRREGDAVGLQLQLVSWARLPDALPAAGTLLVVDEAHYAQSMKAQRTAGLLRLARHPRLRAIWMLTGTPMKNGRPSQLFPLLAAIDHPIARDQRTFEERYCQGHWREGKAGKRWEAAGVSQLEELRRLTRPLILHRRKRQVVDLPPKQRQHHPIVLPDDTSTGFDHRVDLVVEDYRRRVQLGEVRSDAEPLAVLTAMRQIAAEFKLSAAEQLLYQLHQQGHAVVLFSAFVAPLQLLHQRIGGELMTGRQRPLERQQSVDRFQQGKSNCLLATYGTGSLGFTLHRARHVVLLERPWTPGDLEQAEDRCHRLGMGDGLTCHWLQLGPADQLVDGLLASKAERIEVLLGPRRQSLERQSLPAMVRACLQVA, from the coding sequence ATTCGGGTGGTGAGCCCCTTTGATGCGGTCACACAAGCGCAACTGCGTCGGATTCGACCCCGTGGTCATTGGCACGGGCCGACCCGAGGTTGGGAATTTCCCCTGGCCGCGGCTGGGATTCTCCAGCAGCAGTTCGGTCGCCGTTTCACAGTCACGGCAGCTTTAGAGGAATGGCTGGCTTGGAGTCGTCTGCCTCTTCCCCCGCTCCCTCAGCATCGGCAGCTTGTCGCTGCGGCTGATCTGAAGCAAAGCCTCCCGGACGGTCGCACGCCGCTGTTGCATCAACGCTCCGGTGCCCGTTGGCTCTTGGCTCGTCGTGGGGCGGTTTTGGCCGATGAAATGGGCCTTGGAAAAACCCTCACCGTGCTGTTGGCGGCGCGGGCCATGGTGCGCTGCGCTGAGGTGCGCGTTTTGGTGGTGGCTCCAGTGGGACTTCACCCCCATTGGCGCCGAGAGGGAGATGCCGTTGGCCTTCAGCTGCAGTTGGTGAGTTGGGCGCGGTTACCCGATGCACTGCCAGCTGCGGGCACGTTGCTTGTTGTTGACGAGGCCCATTACGCCCAGTCGATGAAAGCTCAACGCACAGCGGGTTTACTTCGTTTGGCTCGGCACCCGCGGTTGCGGGCGATCTGGATGCTCACCGGGACACCAATGAAAAATGGTCGACCATCACAGCTTTTTCCTCTGCTGGCAGCGATCGATCACCCCATCGCCAGAGATCAGCGCACCTTTGAGGAGCGCTATTGCCAGGGGCATTGGCGGGAAGGGAAGGCGGGGAAGCGTTGGGAGGCCGCGGGTGTTAGTCAGTTGGAGGAGTTGCGTCGATTAACGCGTCCTTTGATCCTGCACCGCCGCAAGCGGCAGGTGGTGGATCTCCCGCCCAAGCAGCGTCAGCACCATCCAATTGTCTTGCCAGACGACACGTCCACAGGCTTTGACCATCGGGTGGACTTGGTGGTGGAGGACTACCGCCGAAGGGTCCAACTCGGTGAGGTGCGTTCTGATGCTGAGCCGTTGGCGGTGTTAACGGCAATGCGTCAAATTGCTGCTGAATTCAAGCTGTCTGCAGCTGAACAGTTGTTGTACCAGCTGCACCAGCAGGGGCACGCTGTTGTGCTGTTCAGTGCGTTCGTGGCACCGCTTCAGCTGTTGCATCAACGGATTGGTGGTGAATTGATGACGGGACGACAGCGCCCCCTGGAACGTCAGCAATCGGTGGATCGTTTTCAGCAGGGAAAAAGCAATTGCCTACTGGCGACGTATGGCACTGGATCCCTTGGTTTCACTCTTCATCGCGCTCGACATGTCGTGCTTTTGGAGAGACCCTGGACTCCTGGCGATCTTGAGCAGGCCGAAGATCGCTGCCATCGCCTTGGGATGGGTGATGGACTCACCTGCCATTGGTTGCAGCTGGGCCCCGCGGATCAGTTGGTGGATGGTTTGTTGGCGAGCAAGGCCGAACGGATCGAAGTGCTTCTTGGCCCCCGTCGACAAAGCTTGGAACGTCAGTCGCTGCCGGCGATGGTCCGTGCGTGTTTGCAGGTGGCCTGA
- a CDS encoding DUF6554 family protein — translation MPRFGPQLVFTTVALIGALMGGTQPVQAGQQSEDKGAKIYCFMRSSGNDHSVSWNAAYAVIKRQGGQLFKTSPEHASVMITEAVVQDPGNFPDCGRFLGDLFGGSPNKASITSLGTSTTDTTNSESNSVDDERYSY, via the coding sequence ATGCCCCGCTTCGGTCCTCAGCTCGTCTTCACCACCGTTGCTCTGATCGGTGCACTGATGGGAGGCACCCAACCGGTCCAGGCGGGCCAACAATCTGAAGACAAAGGGGCCAAGATTTACTGCTTCATGCGCTCGAGTGGCAACGACCACAGCGTGAGCTGGAACGCGGCCTACGCCGTGATTAAGCGCCAAGGCGGACAACTCTTCAAGACATCGCCGGAGCACGCCTCTGTGATGATCACGGAAGCCGTGGTGCAAGACCCCGGAAATTTCCCCGATTGCGGCCGATTCCTCGGAGATCTGTTCGGAGGTTCCCCCAACAAAGCATCCATCACATCCCTTGGAACAAGCACCACCGACACAACAAACTCTGAATCCAACAGCGTCGACGACGAGCGTTACAGCTACTAA
- a CDS encoding AbrB family transcriptional regulator produces the protein MAAEISMSPLATLMLYLVAGTSLGLLALLSGIPAAPLAGALLGAGIVSMSGRLDQAVWPTGTRTILEIGIGTVIGTGLTRASLEQLQILWRPALLITVTLVLTGIVVGLWSSRLLGIDPVVALLGAAPGGISGMSLVGAEFGVGAAVAALHAVRLITVLLVLPLVVRLILPSSLGQP, from the coding sequence ATGGCTGCAGAAATCTCGATGTCTCCTCTGGCAACGTTGATGCTCTATTTGGTGGCCGGAACCAGCCTTGGGCTGCTGGCTCTCTTGAGTGGAATTCCGGCAGCACCACTCGCTGGTGCACTACTTGGAGCCGGGATCGTGAGTATGAGCGGTCGGTTGGATCAAGCGGTGTGGCCAACAGGCACACGCACGATTCTCGAAATCGGGATCGGCACCGTGATTGGAACAGGATTAACCCGGGCCTCCCTCGAACAGTTGCAGATCCTTTGGAGACCGGCCTTGCTGATCACGGTCACCCTTGTGCTGACGGGCATCGTGGTGGGCCTGTGGAGCAGTCGCTTGCTTGGAATCGACCCAGTGGTGGCCCTGTTGGGGGCTGCACCTGGAGGAATTAGCGGCATGAGCTTAGTGGGGGCTGAATTCGGAGTCGGCGCAGCTGTCGCGGCTTTGCACGCCGTCCGCTTGATCACCGTTCTGTTGGTGCTTCCTCTGGTGGTGCGTTTGATTCTCCCCTCGAGCCTTGGACAACCCTGA
- a CDS encoding pyridoxal-phosphate-dependent aminotransferase family protein: MQDKLTLMIPGPTPVPETVLKAMGRHPIGHRSGEFQTIVRRTTEQLKWLHQTSSDVLVITGSGTAAMEAGMINTLSRGDKVLCGDNGKFGERWVKVARAYGLEVDVVTAEWGQPLDTEAFRAALEADTEKQIKAVILTHSETSTGVINDLETIARYVKAHGTALTIADCVTSLGACNVPMDAWGLDVVASGSQKGYMLPPGLSFVAMSDRAWAAYATSDLPKFYLDLGPYRKTAAKDSNPFTPAVNLYFGLEAALEMMQKEGLEAIFARHARHRAAAQAGMEAIGLPLFAAQGHGSPAITAVAPEGLDAELLRKTVKEKFDILLAGGQDHLKGKVFRIGHLGYVCDRDVLTAVSAIEATLQSLGLHKGTMGSGVAATSAALS, encoded by the coding sequence ATGCAGGACAAACTCACCTTGATGATTCCGGGACCGACCCCGGTTCCCGAAACGGTGCTGAAGGCAATGGGACGTCATCCCATTGGTCACCGCAGCGGTGAGTTCCAAACCATCGTGCGACGCACGACGGAGCAATTGAAATGGCTGCATCAAACCAGCAGCGATGTGCTCGTCATCACGGGCAGTGGCACGGCAGCCATGGAAGCCGGAATGATTAATACCCTCAGCCGTGGCGACAAAGTTCTCTGTGGAGACAACGGCAAGTTTGGGGAGCGTTGGGTAAAGGTGGCTCGCGCCTACGGACTTGAGGTGGACGTGGTGACAGCGGAATGGGGACAACCGCTCGACACCGAAGCCTTCCGGGCTGCGCTTGAAGCCGATACCGAGAAGCAAATCAAGGCCGTCATCCTGACCCACTCGGAAACGTCCACGGGCGTTATCAACGACCTCGAGACCATTGCTCGCTATGTCAAAGCGCACGGGACTGCCCTGACGATTGCGGACTGCGTCACCAGCCTTGGCGCCTGCAACGTGCCCATGGATGCCTGGGGACTAGACGTGGTGGCCTCGGGATCCCAGAAGGGGTACATGCTTCCGCCGGGTCTCAGTTTTGTGGCGATGAGTGATCGCGCCTGGGCGGCATACGCAACGTCAGACCTTCCCAAGTTTTATTTGGATCTCGGCCCTTATCGGAAAACGGCTGCAAAAGACAGCAACCCCTTCACACCAGCGGTCAACCTTTACTTCGGGCTTGAAGCGGCGCTCGAGATGATGCAGAAAGAAGGGCTTGAAGCAATTTTTGCGCGCCATGCGCGTCATCGTGCAGCGGCCCAAGCAGGCATGGAGGCGATCGGTTTACCCCTCTTTGCAGCCCAAGGTCATGGCAGTCCCGCCATTACCGCCGTGGCTCCTGAGGGATTAGATGCAGAGCTTCTGCGTAAAACAGTGAAGGAGAAATTCGACATCCTTTTAGCCGGAGGACAAGATCACCTCAAAGGCAAAGTGTTTCGCATCGGGCATTTGGGATATGTGTGTGACCGGGATGTATTGACCGCCGTGTCGGCCATTGAAGCCACCTTGCAGTCATTAGGGCTGCACAAAGGCACAATGGGTTCCGGGGTTGCAGCAACATCTGCAGCACTGAGCTGA
- the cbiD gene encoding cobalt-precorrin-5B (C(1))-methyltransferase CbiD, producing MSSGLTLPVWVAAAAKASLHALLGQPFAAQASVSLPDRPAPLLVPVISAARLDGGEQALAISRCDPGPGLDLTRDLEIWVRVSWTPDKQAGLTLLAGAGVGTRGAGGDLCVSAYARDLLERNLLPLDRGLTVEVVLPKGRELALRTSNAAFGVVDGLALIGTQAEVQRSAAPDQLKQVLLDLAQLTGDPEFRGDLILVIGENGLDLARQAQLAPLLKVGNWLGPVLVAAAEAGVQNLLLLGYHGKLIKLAGGIFHTHHHLADGRLEVLTALGFDAGLSLQQLRLLRHAQSVEQAFKALAAVNPAMAEQLGQQLALAVEQRSQAYVARYGDWPMRIGAVLFDRNRHLRWRGPVAGERFFTLMD from the coding sequence GTGAGTTCAGGGCTGACCCTCCCGGTCTGGGTCGCAGCAGCAGCAAAGGCGTCCTTGCATGCTCTGCTCGGTCAACCCTTCGCCGCTCAGGCGTCGGTAAGCCTTCCTGATCGACCCGCTCCCCTTCTGGTGCCTGTGATCTCAGCGGCACGGCTGGATGGTGGTGAACAGGCTTTGGCGATCAGCCGTTGCGATCCAGGTCCAGGCCTGGACCTCACCCGTGATTTAGAAATTTGGGTTCGTGTGTCTTGGACACCTGACAAGCAGGCGGGACTCACGCTGTTGGCGGGAGCCGGCGTCGGGACGAGGGGAGCGGGTGGCGATCTTTGTGTTTCGGCTTATGCCCGCGATCTTCTTGAGCGCAATCTCCTGCCCTTGGATCGTGGCCTCACCGTTGAGGTTGTGCTTCCAAAGGGCCGAGAGCTTGCCTTGCGAACGAGTAATGCGGCGTTTGGGGTGGTGGATGGGCTGGCCTTGATTGGTACCCAAGCTGAGGTGCAGCGCAGTGCAGCGCCAGACCAGCTGAAGCAGGTGTTGTTGGATTTGGCCCAACTCACGGGAGATCCCGAATTTCGGGGCGATCTCATCTTGGTGATTGGGGAAAATGGTTTGGATTTGGCGCGTCAGGCCCAGTTGGCGCCGTTACTCAAGGTGGGGAATTGGCTTGGTCCGGTGCTCGTGGCCGCGGCCGAGGCAGGGGTCCAAAACCTGTTGTTACTGGGTTATCACGGCAAATTAATCAAATTGGCTGGTGGGATTTTCCACACACACCATCACCTTGCCGACGGACGCCTGGAGGTGCTCACAGCCCTTGGTTTCGATGCAGGACTGTCGCTTCAACAGTTGCGGTTGCTTCGTCATGCCCAGTCGGTGGAGCAGGCCTTCAAGGCTTTGGCGGCAGTGAATCCAGCGATGGCAGAGCAGCTAGGGCAGCAGCTGGCCTTGGCCGTTGAACAACGGAGCCAGGCTTACGTGGCCCGCTATGGAGATTGGCCAATGCGGATTGGTGCCGTTTTGTTTGATCGCAACCGCCATTTGCGTTGGCGAGGACCGGTCGCGGGAGAGCGCTTCTTTACGCTGATGGATTGA
- the guaA gene encoding glutamine-hydrolyzing GMP synthase, whose amino-acid sequence MSQPSSDGQRQPAIVILDFGSQYSELIARRVRETEVFSVVIGYSTTADELRRMAPKGIILSGGPSSVYAEHAPVCDPAIWDLGIPVLGVCYGMQLMVQQLGGAVEAATGKAEYGKAPLEVDDPTDLLNNVENGSTMWMSHGDSVKALPEGFVRLAHTANTPEAAVANLERKFYGVQFHPEVVHSTCGMALIRNFVNHICGCEQDWTTNAFIDEAVALVREQVGQKRVLLALSGGVDSSTLAFLLKKAIGDQLTCMFIDQGFMRKGEPEFLMEFFDQKFNINVEYINARKRFIDKLKGITDPEDKRKIIGTEFIRVFEEESKRLGPFDYLAQGTLYPDVIESAGTNVDPKTGERVAVKIKSHHNVGGLPKDLRFKLVEPLRKLFKDEVRKVGRNLGLPEEIVRRHPFPGPGLAIRILGEVTDEKLNCLRDADLIVREEIRDAGLYHDIWQAFAVLLPVRSVGVMGDQRTYAWPIVLRCVSSEDGMTADWSRLPYDLMERISNRIVNEVKGVNRVVMDITSKPPGTIEWE is encoded by the coding sequence ATGTCCCAGCCCTCGTCCGACGGTCAGCGTCAGCCGGCCATCGTCATCCTCGACTTTGGTTCTCAATATTCCGAACTGATCGCCCGTCGTGTTCGAGAAACCGAGGTGTTTTCGGTGGTGATCGGATACAGCACTACGGCGGATGAGCTGCGTCGGATGGCCCCGAAGGGAATCATCTTGAGTGGTGGACCGAGCTCGGTGTACGCAGAGCATGCACCGGTTTGTGATCCTGCGATATGGGATCTCGGTATCCCGGTGTTGGGGGTTTGTTATGGCATGCAGCTGATGGTTCAGCAGCTGGGGGGTGCTGTTGAGGCGGCCACTGGTAAGGCGGAATACGGCAAGGCTCCTTTGGAGGTGGATGACCCCACCGACCTGCTCAACAACGTGGAGAACGGTTCCACCATGTGGATGAGCCATGGCGACTCGGTGAAGGCCTTGCCAGAGGGCTTCGTGCGTTTGGCCCACACTGCAAATACGCCTGAAGCTGCGGTCGCCAATCTTGAGCGCAAGTTTTACGGCGTGCAGTTTCATCCAGAGGTGGTGCATTCCACCTGTGGGATGGCTTTGATTCGCAATTTTGTGAATCACATATGTGGCTGTGAGCAGGATTGGACCACCAATGCCTTCATTGATGAAGCGGTGGCTTTGGTGCGTGAACAGGTGGGACAAAAGCGGGTTTTGTTGGCTCTCTCTGGAGGGGTTGACTCCTCAACCCTCGCTTTTCTGTTGAAAAAAGCGATTGGTGATCAGCTCACTTGCATGTTCATTGATCAGGGCTTTATGCGGAAAGGAGAGCCTGAATTCTTGATGGAATTTTTTGATCAAAAATTCAACATTAATGTGGAATATATCAATGCACGTAAGCGCTTTATTGACAAACTAAAAGGCATTACTGATCCGGAAGATAAACGCAAAATTATTGGCACGGAATTCATTCGAGTTTTTGAGGAAGAGAGCAAGCGCCTCGGACCATTCGATTATTTGGCTCAGGGCACGCTCTACCCCGATGTGATTGAAAGTGCAGGTACCAACGTTGATCCGAAAACGGGTGAGCGTGTGGCCGTAAAGATCAAGAGCCACCACAATGTTGGCGGCTTGCCAAAAGATTTGCGATTCAAGTTAGTAGAACCCCTGCGCAAATTGTTTAAAGATGAAGTGCGCAAAGTGGGTCGCAACTTGGGGCTGCCAGAGGAGATTGTGAGGCGTCATCCCTTTCCTGGGCCTGGGTTGGCGATTCGAATCCTTGGCGAAGTGACGGATGAAAAGCTCAACTGCCTCCGTGATGCTGATTTGATCGTCCGGGAGGAGATTCGTGATGCCGGGCTCTATCACGACATATGGCAGGCCTTCGCTGTTTTATTGCCTGTTCGTTCTGTGGGGGTGATGGGTGATCAGCGCACCTATGCTTGGCCGATTGTGCTTCGTTGTGTCTCTAGTGAAGACGGAATGACGGCCGACTGGTCGCGTCTTCCTTACGACCTGATGGAGAGGATTTCCAATCGAATTGTCAACGAGGTGAAAGGGGTGAACCGTGTAGTGATGGACATCACCAGCAAGCCTCCTGGCACAATTGAGTGGGAATAG
- a CDS encoding class I SAM-dependent methyltransferase — protein MSPPSSSVGFQGDEFLRGEADAWFERNHSHGKVSSAMRLLGEWCAPHKSEVGRILEIGAGTGLPLAFLSDFLEADGVGIEPSKQAVENWETLRHEVGGGARVSMSVGLASDLPFEDKSFDLVLFGFCLYLVDRSLLYRAVAEADRVLRDGGFLAIHEFDSQSAYANEYSHRQGILSYKNDYSNIFTSSGHYYLVSKHSHAHLAEHFAPDIDERVSLSLLYKQESAVYAFGRRFPRSSGS, from the coding sequence ATGTCGCCCCCTTCCTCCTCTGTTGGTTTTCAGGGCGACGAGTTCCTGCGTGGTGAGGCGGATGCTTGGTTCGAGCGCAACCATTCGCACGGAAAGGTTTCGTCCGCGATGCGATTGCTTGGCGAATGGTGTGCCCCTCATAAGAGTGAGGTTGGGCGGATTTTGGAGATTGGTGCTGGTACTGGTCTTCCACTCGCGTTTCTATCTGACTTCTTAGAGGCGGATGGTGTTGGGATTGAACCTTCCAAGCAGGCAGTTGAGAACTGGGAAACCCTTCGTCACGAAGTAGGTGGTGGCGCTCGTGTCTCTATGAGTGTTGGTCTCGCAAGTGACTTACCCTTCGAAGACAAATCTTTTGACTTGGTTTTATTTGGTTTTTGCCTTTATCTTGTCGATAGATCGCTCTTATATCGTGCAGTCGCAGAAGCAGACAGGGTTTTGAGGGATGGCGGTTTTCTTGCCATTCACGAGTTTGATTCTCAAAGTGCTTATGCTAATGAATACTCTCATAGGCAGGGAATTCTTTCCTACAAAAACGATTATTCCAATATCTTTACTTCTAGTGGTCACTATTATCTAGTCTCAAAGCACTCGCATGCGCATTTGGCAGAACACTTTGCCCCAGATATTGATGAGCGAGTTTCACTATCTTTGTTGTATAAGCAAGAGAGTGCTGTCTATGCCTTTGGGCGGCGTTTTCCTCGCTCTTCTGGTTCTTGA
- a CDS encoding sulfotransferase encodes MPALAWPWTIGRTLRQQGNPIRANASRRIFLIGHNKCGTRSFNKLLNKNGYSSIHYDKGRLAKRIQANFIFSRPLLDGVDQYCGYTDMELCGEFYAYRLFPLLDLQYPGSCFIYNTRDVSRWVDSRLNHRSGKYARTYLKRMQRAFEDSSLTMDDLRQHWHEAWQRHDADLRSYFAGRNNFFAFDITVPQEQAALCRFLRRRGYRIRGNALPHSGARPSPVENR; translated from the coding sequence ATGCCTGCGTTAGCTTGGCCTTGGACGATTGGTCGAACTTTGCGTCAGCAAGGTAATCCAATCAGGGCTAATGCATCTCGACGCATTTTTCTAATTGGCCACAATAAATGTGGAACACGATCCTTTAATAAGCTTCTCAATAAGAATGGATATAGTTCGATTCATTACGATAAAGGTCGTTTAGCGAAGCGCATTCAAGCAAACTTTATTTTTTCTCGTCCACTTCTTGATGGTGTCGATCAATACTGTGGTTATACCGATATGGAACTTTGTGGAGAGTTCTATGCCTATCGCCTTTTCCCTCTTTTAGATCTGCAATATCCCGGGTCTTGTTTTATCTATAATACGCGTGATGTGAGTCGTTGGGTCGATTCTCGCTTGAACCATCGCAGCGGTAAATATGCCCGCACCTATTTGAAGCGAATGCAGCGGGCATTTGAGGATTCAAGCCTCACGATGGACGACTTGCGTCAGCATTGGCACGAGGCCTGGCAGCGGCATGACGCTGATTTGCGGAGTTACTTCGCTGGGCGAAACAATTTTTTTGCGTTTGATATCACCGTCCCCCAAGAGCAAGCTGCGCTTTGCCGTTTTTTGCGTCGACGGGGCTACCGCATCCGTGGCAATGCGTTGCCCCACTCCGGAGCTCGCCCATCGCCCGTCGAAAATCGATGA
- the mrdA gene encoding penicillin-binding protein 2: MASAQQRQTGLRQQPLVLLMVVLVFCSAMVSRLVWMQLLEGPRFKELADENRIRLVPRSPIRGRLLDRKGRVLATSKLTYSLYLEPRLVSDVDWPELRNRLTSLLNLDPLLLDQRRDRGTDRDGYRTTLMLDLKPEQVLRFREQALALRGAQVDVDILRFYPHGSLAAHALGYTQPITESEYDALVEKGYKIRDRIGRTGVEAAYETHLRGKWGGQMLEVNAMGEVQRNLGDRPSESGQDLTLTVDLDLQRAAEQALANKPGGAVVALEAKTGAVLALASKPGFDPNFFSKLITTQKEYDALFLNPKKPLLSRAMNPYDPGSTWKPVTAMAGMESGKFPPTTKLHTQACITYGGHCFPDHNGAGFGHIGYADALRFSSNTFFYQVGVGVGSRALKKAANQLGFQQKTGIEIDWEESVGLVGDEDWAEKGRGWADPGSTPWIPEDMASASIGQSVVQITPLQLARAYAVFANGGWLVTPHLAKGEIDWMAPQYRRAVLIKPSTLNTIRKGLRKVVEDGTGYGLNGPGIPLAAGKTGTAEDSTGGPDHAWFGCYAPYPDGKIVVVAFAQNTPGGGSVHALPMAKKVLAAWEQSRKKADSSGSSVQRPLAEDVAVIAP; this comes from the coding sequence ATGGCTTCTGCCCAGCAGCGTCAGACCGGATTGCGGCAACAGCCACTGGTGCTGTTGATGGTGGTGCTGGTGTTTTGCTCCGCCATGGTCAGCCGACTGGTGTGGATGCAGTTGTTGGAGGGGCCACGGTTTAAGGAACTTGCTGATGAGAACCGGATTCGCCTCGTTCCACGGTCGCCGATTCGAGGACGGCTGTTGGATCGCAAGGGTCGTGTTTTGGCGACGAGCAAGCTCACATATTCCCTGTATCTCGAGCCACGCTTGGTGAGTGATGTCGATTGGCCTGAATTACGCAATCGACTGACATCACTGTTGAATCTGGACCCTTTGCTGTTGGACCAGCGACGCGATCGTGGGACAGATCGGGATGGCTATCGCACGACCTTGATGCTCGATCTCAAGCCAGAACAGGTCCTGCGTTTTCGTGAACAGGCCTTGGCTTTGCGAGGGGCGCAAGTGGACGTCGACATCCTGCGTTTTTATCCCCATGGCAGCCTCGCTGCCCATGCTTTGGGATACACCCAACCGATTACGGAATCTGAGTACGACGCCTTGGTGGAGAAGGGCTACAAGATCCGTGATCGCATTGGTCGGACCGGTGTCGAAGCGGCCTATGAGACCCATTTGCGCGGCAAGTGGGGCGGTCAGATGTTGGAGGTGAATGCGATGGGGGAAGTGCAGCGCAACCTTGGCGACCGCCCCTCGGAGTCGGGACAGGATCTCACGCTTACGGTGGATTTGGATCTGCAACGTGCTGCAGAGCAAGCGTTGGCGAACAAGCCTGGAGGGGCTGTCGTAGCGCTGGAAGCCAAGACGGGCGCTGTACTGGCCTTGGCAAGTAAGCCTGGCTTTGATCCAAACTTTTTTTCCAAGCTGATCACAACGCAAAAGGAGTACGACGCTCTTTTTTTAAATCCGAAAAAGCCTCTGCTCAGTCGGGCGATGAATCCCTACGACCCTGGCAGCACCTGGAAGCCCGTCACAGCGATGGCTGGCATGGAATCTGGAAAGTTCCCTCCGACAACCAAGCTCCATACCCAAGCTTGCATCACCTATGGAGGCCATTGTTTTCCTGATCACAACGGTGCTGGTTTTGGTCATATCGGCTATGCCGACGCCTTGCGCTTTTCAAGCAACACTTTTTTCTACCAAGTGGGCGTTGGAGTGGGATCTCGGGCCCTAAAAAAGGCGGCAAATCAACTGGGCTTTCAGCAAAAAACTGGGATCGAGATCGACTGGGAAGAGAGTGTGGGTCTTGTTGGGGATGAGGATTGGGCTGAGAAGGGCCGTGGCTGGGCCGACCCTGGCAGTACGCCCTGGATCCCTGAAGACATGGCCAGTGCGTCGATCGGTCAGTCGGTGGTGCAAATCACGCCGTTGCAGTTGGCTCGTGCCTACGCCGTGTTTGCCAATGGTGGTTGGTTGGTGACGCCGCACTTAGCGAAGGGTGAGATTGATTGGATGGCACCGCAGTACCGGCGTGCTGTTCTGATCAAGCCATCCACGTTGAACACGATCCGAAAGGGTTTGCGCAAGGTGGTGGAAGACGGCACGGGCTATGGCTTGAATGGCCCGGGGATTCCCCTTGCTGCTGGAAAAACGGGTACTGCCGAAGACAGCACTGGCGGACCAGACCATGCGTGGTTTGGCTGTTATGCCCCGTATCCCGACGGCAAAATTGTTGTTGTGGCCTTTGCCCAGAACACCCCAGGAGGTGGTTCCGTTCACGCGTTGCCAATGGCGAAGAAAGTTCTGGCCGCGTGGGAACAATCCCGCAAAAAAGCTGACTCTTCAGGCAGCAGCGTCCAGCGTCCCTTGGCTGAGGACGTCGCGGTAATAGCCCCGTAG
- a CDS encoding glycosyltransferase family 4 protein, protein MKIAFFTETFLPKVDGIVTRLTKTVKHLVDAGDEVVVFCPEGCPDEYMGARLIGVPAMPLPLYPELKLALPRPAVSEAIDTFEPDLIHVVNPAVLGLGGIWLAKTKNIPLIASYHTHLPKYLEHYGMGMLEPLLWELLKAAHNQALLNLCTSTAMVQELSDKGIQHTALWQRGVDTELFRPALRSNAMRHRLLGGHDDRGALLLYVGRLSAEKQIERIRPVLEALPDTRLALVGDGPHRQQLEKHFAGTATTFVGYLAGEDLASAYACGDAFLFPSSTETLGLVLLEAMAAGCPVVGANRGGIPDIITDGVNGCLYEPDGEDGGAASLIEATQRLLGNDLERQSLRSAARSEAERWGWAGATEQLRGYYRDVLSQGTLDAAA, encoded by the coding sequence TTGAAAATCGCCTTTTTCACCGAAACCTTCCTCCCCAAAGTCGATGGCATCGTCACTCGACTCACCAAAACGGTGAAACACCTGGTGGATGCGGGTGATGAGGTGGTGGTGTTTTGCCCTGAAGGCTGTCCAGATGAGTACATGGGCGCTCGCTTAATCGGCGTTCCGGCAATGCCTTTGCCGCTTTACCCCGAGCTCAAGTTGGCCTTGCCGCGGCCCGCCGTGTCGGAAGCCATTGACACGTTCGAACCGGACCTCATTCATGTGGTGAACCCTGCTGTGCTGGGGCTGGGCGGAATCTGGTTGGCCAAGACAAAAAATATTCCGTTAATCGCCAGTTATCACACCCATCTTCCGAAATATCTTGAGCACTACGGCATGGGGATGCTCGAACCCTTGCTGTGGGAATTGCTCAAGGCCGCTCACAACCAGGCCCTGCTCAACCTGTGCACCTCAACGGCGATGGTGCAAGAACTCAGCGATAAAGGCATCCAACACACAGCGCTCTGGCAACGCGGAGTCGATACGGAGCTCTTCCGTCCGGCCCTAAGAAGCAATGCGATGCGGCACCGTTTGCTGGGAGGCCATGACGATCGTGGCGCCCTGCTGCTCTACGTCGGTCGACTATCAGCAGAGAAGCAAATCGAACGCATTCGTCCGGTGCTGGAAGCTCTACCTGATACCCGCCTTGCTCTTGTGGGCGATGGACCCCATCGGCAACAACTGGAAAAGCACTTTGCGGGCACAGCCACCACCTTTGTGGGTTATTTGGCAGGCGAAGACCTAGCGAGCGCTTACGCCTGTGGTGATGCTTTTCTCTTCCCCTCGAGTACTGAAACCCTCGGACTCGTGCTCCTTGAGGCCATGGCGGCCGGATGTCCCGTGGTCGGTGCGAACCGAGGAGGCATCCCCGACATCATTACTGACGGCGTCAACGGCTGTTTGTACGAACCGGATGGGGAGGACGGCGGAGCCGCAAGCTTGATTGAGGCCACACAACGGTTGCTAGGCAACGACTTAGAGCGTCAGTCGTTGCGAAGTGCTGCACGATCCGAAGCCGAGCGCTGGGGCTGGGCTGGCGCCACAGAACAACTACGGGGCTATTACCGCGACGTCCTCAGCCAAGGGACGCTGGACGCTGCTGCCTGA